The Sphingobium sp. JS3065 genome includes a region encoding these proteins:
- the lpdA gene encoding dihydrolipoyl dehydrogenase, which produces MAENYDVIVLGSGPGGYVAAIRAAQLGLKTAIVERENLGGICLNWGCIPTKALLRSAEIYHYMQHAKDYGLAAEKISADIEAVVKRSRGVAKQLNQGVTHLMKKNKIAVHMGDGKLVAKGKLSVTRDGKTEELTAKNIIVATGARARDLPFAPTDGKRVWTYRHAMTPPEMPGKLLVIGSGAIGIEFASFYNDMGADVTVVEMLDRVVPVEDADVSAFLEKALKKQGMTIMTGAGVEKLEVGANGVKAAIKGKDGKVVNGEYSHVIVAIGIVPNTENIGLEELGVKTERGHIVTDPTCKTNVDGIWAIGDVTAPPWLAHKASHEGVIAAEAIAGQHPHAMDVRNIPGCTYCHPQIASVGLTEAKAKEAGYEVKVGMFPFIGNGKAIALGEAEGFTKTVFDAKTGELLGAHMVGAEVTEMIQGFTIGKTLETTEAELMHTVFPHPTISESMHESVLAAYGRALHI; this is translated from the coding sequence ATGGCTGAGAATTACGACGTCATCGTCCTTGGCTCCGGCCCCGGCGGCTATGTGGCCGCGATCCGGGCGGCCCAACTGGGCCTTAAGACCGCCATCGTCGAGCGCGAGAATCTGGGCGGCATCTGTTTGAACTGGGGCTGCATTCCGACCAAGGCGCTGCTGCGTTCGGCGGAAATCTACCATTATATGCAGCATGCCAAGGATTACGGCCTGGCCGCCGAGAAGATCAGCGCCGACATCGAGGCGGTGGTGAAGCGTTCGCGCGGCGTGGCGAAGCAACTCAACCAGGGCGTCACGCACCTGATGAAGAAGAACAAGATCGCCGTCCATATGGGCGACGGCAAGCTGGTGGCCAAGGGCAAGCTCAGCGTAACCAGGGACGGCAAGACCGAGGAACTGACGGCGAAGAACATCATCGTCGCCACCGGCGCGCGCGCCCGCGACCTGCCCTTCGCTCCCACGGACGGCAAGCGGGTGTGGACCTATCGCCACGCCATGACCCCGCCGGAAATGCCCGGCAAGCTGCTGGTCATCGGTTCGGGCGCCATCGGCATCGAATTCGCCAGCTTCTACAACGACATGGGCGCGGACGTGACCGTGGTCGAGATGCTGGACCGCGTCGTGCCGGTCGAGGATGCCGACGTCTCCGCCTTCCTGGAAAAGGCGCTGAAGAAGCAGGGCATGACCATCATGACTGGCGCGGGCGTCGAGAAGCTGGAAGTCGGCGCTAACGGCGTCAAGGCCGCGATCAAGGGCAAGGATGGCAAGGTCGTCAATGGCGAATATAGCCATGTCATCGTCGCCATCGGCATCGTCCCCAATACCGAGAATATCGGGCTGGAAGAACTGGGCGTTAAGACCGAGCGCGGCCATATCGTCACCGATCCCACCTGCAAGACCAATGTCGACGGCATCTGGGCAATCGGCGATGTCACCGCGCCGCCATGGCTGGCGCACAAGGCGAGCCATGAGGGCGTGATCGCGGCGGAGGCGATTGCGGGCCAGCACCCGCATGCCATGGACGTGCGCAACATACCGGGTTGCACCTATTGCCATCCGCAGATCGCCAGCGTCGGCCTGACCGAGGCGAAGGCGAAGGAAGCGGGTTATGAGGTGAAGGTCGGCATGTTCCCCTTCATCGGCAACGGCAAGGCGATCGCCCTGGGCGAGGCGGAGGGTTTCACCAAAACGGTGTTCGACGCCAAGACCGGCGAACTGCTGGGCGCGCATATGGTCGGCGCGGAAGTGACCGAGATGATCCAGGGCTTCACCATCGGCAAGACGCTGGAAACGACCGAGGCGGAACTGATGCACACGGTTTTCCCGCATCCGACCATTTCGGAATCGATGCATGAAAGCGTGCTGGCCGCCTATGGGCGCGCGCTCCATATCTGA
- a CDS encoding phosphatase PAP2 family protein, with protein MGARSISDRRKAVAKGAGALALALFCVSMMALAQRNGLLDGLNIRLMEIAGRARESDMGTPVTWIMQLASTIGGTAGRLALLGACFVGLWRGARPRAFWLLWTVIGGTLLNLALKQVFAAPRPDLLPHLDLVHSYSFPSGHAAGNMIFFGALAILAGRGSAYAGAALAIALIGISRVWLGVHWPSDVLAGWIEGLGWLALCRVWLPARRGKGEGADQAAMRRHAVGGDEAMDPEAVEHSRGGD; from the coding sequence ATGGGCGCGCGCTCCATATCTGATCGGCGCAAAGCCGTCGCAAAAGGCGCGGGGGCTTTGGCTCTCGCGCTTTTTTGCGTCTCGATGATGGCGCTGGCGCAGCGGAACGGGTTGCTGGACGGGCTGAATATCCGCCTGATGGAGATAGCCGGGCGAGCGCGGGAGAGTGACATGGGCACGCCCGTCACCTGGATCATGCAACTGGCGTCGACGATCGGCGGAACGGCGGGGCGCCTGGCGTTGCTGGGCGCCTGTTTCGTCGGTCTCTGGCGCGGCGCGCGGCCCCGCGCCTTCTGGCTGCTGTGGACGGTGATTGGCGGGACGCTGCTCAATCTGGCGCTCAAGCAGGTTTTTGCAGCGCCCCGGCCCGATCTGCTGCCGCATCTCGACCTTGTGCACAGCTATAGTTTCCCAAGCGGCCATGCGGCGGGGAACATGATCTTCTTCGGTGCGCTGGCGATACTGGCGGGGCGGGGGTCCGCCTATGCCGGGGCCGCGCTCGCGATTGCGCTGATCGGGATCAGCCGCGTGTGGCTGGGCGTGCACTGGCCCAGCGACGTGCTGGCCGGATGGATCGAGGGGCTGGGCTGGCTGGCGCTTTGCCGCGTCTGGCTACCAGCGAGGCGAGGGAAGGGTGAGGGCGCGGATCAGGCTGCGATGCGGCGGCATGCCGTCGGCGGTGACGAAGCCATGGACCCAGAAGCTGTCGAACACAGTCGCGGCGGCGATTGA
- a CDS encoding DUF2142 domain-containing protein yields MPWTGWERMLYALVCVATLFFSCVTPPFQAPDENQHYMKALLLSEGRVLTEQRGAMIGADLPRAAVDLHDVHFPTGMSSTPRSFDKGMLAEAWEADGPHGDARRFADFPNVANYAPTLYTPGAIGLTIGDHLGLPRLGAFYAGRVVNALFSLILLGVAIGLLPFGRNAMLAAALLPTFCYQNGSLSPDAVINGMGFLGLALTLRVGFMGWTGGRGFALYLAAPLLALAKGVYLPLMAAGLRWPERRRDFRALAILAAMALGALAFLFWMKFSGGSQALYHIVSRKTGEMAMTAPLGEQLAVILHDPLAYLHVLAGSVAERAPVYALQIVGRFGWNAILLPLMAYPLALLMLGAAVFSGSGERFSWGQRLWWLGIVAGVALLIETAMYLTGTPLGADYIQGTQGRYFLPLLPLALMAFMPEEPVRWARVLFAGSALLLLSIAAATVFDSFWVHGFVTADGMPPHRSLIRALTLPSPRW; encoded by the coding sequence ATGCCATGGACGGGATGGGAAAGGATGCTCTACGCGCTGGTTTGCGTGGCGACTTTGTTCTTTTCCTGCGTCACGCCGCCCTTTCAGGCTCCGGACGAAAACCAGCATTATATGAAGGCGCTGCTGCTGTCCGAAGGGCGTGTCCTGACGGAACAGCGGGGAGCGATGATCGGCGCGGACTTGCCGCGTGCGGCGGTCGACCTGCATGACGTGCATTTTCCGACCGGCATGTCTTCCACGCCGCGCAGCTTCGACAAGGGGATGTTGGCGGAGGCCTGGGAGGCGGACGGTCCTCATGGCGATGCGCGGCGTTTTGCCGATTTTCCCAATGTCGCCAATTACGCGCCGACGCTTTACACGCCCGGTGCGATCGGATTGACCATTGGGGATCATCTGGGCTTGCCGCGACTCGGTGCATTTTATGCGGGGCGGGTCGTCAACGCGCTTTTCTCCCTGATCCTGCTGGGTGTGGCGATCGGTCTTCTTCCCTTTGGCCGGAATGCCATGTTGGCCGCCGCGCTGTTGCCGACATTTTGTTATCAGAATGGATCGCTTTCGCCTGACGCGGTGATCAATGGCATGGGATTTCTGGGCCTTGCCTTGACCTTGCGTGTGGGTTTCATGGGATGGACCGGTGGGCGCGGTTTTGCGCTGTATCTGGCGGCGCCGCTGCTGGCGCTGGCGAAGGGCGTCTATCTGCCGTTGATGGCCGCTGGGCTGCGCTGGCCTGAGAGGCGGCGCGATTTTCGCGCTCTGGCGATTTTGGCCGCTATGGCGCTAGGCGCGCTGGCCTTCCTGTTCTGGATGAAATTTTCCGGGGGCAGTCAGGCGCTCTACCATATCGTGTCGCGCAAGACCGGCGAGATGGCCATGACCGCGCCGCTGGGCGAGCAATTGGCCGTGATCCTTCATGATCCCCTCGCCTATCTGCATGTGCTGGCTGGCAGCGTGGCCGAACGCGCGCCGGTCTATGCGCTCCAGATCGTGGGCCGCTTCGGGTGGAATGCGATATTGCTGCCGTTGATGGCCTATCCGCTGGCGTTGCTGATGCTGGGCGCGGCGGTCTTCAGCGGATCGGGCGAGCGCTTTTCCTGGGGGCAGAGGCTGTGGTGGCTTGGTATCGTCGCGGGGGTGGCGCTGTTGATCGAAACGGCCATGTATCTGACCGGGACGCCGCTGGGGGCGGATTATATTCAGGGGACGCAGGGGCGCTATTTCCTGCCGCTGCTGCCGCTGGCGTTGATGGCGTTCATGCCGGAAGAGCCGGTGCGGTGGGCGCGCGTCCTGTTCGCCGGATCGGCGCTGCTGTTGCTGTCAATCGCCGCCGCGACTGTGTTCGACAGCTTCTGGGTCCATGGCTTCGTCACCGCCGACGGCATGCCGCCGCATCGCAGCCTGATCCGCGCCCTCACCCTTCCCTCGCCTCGCTGGTAG
- a CDS encoding hemolysin family protein yields MAEGSPKDGNGSKEPDSSSHEGGLWSGLKSLLFGEEESPSLRRELEDTLDEYDEEEQDEGAAPPAKGDLSAIERQMVRNLLHFSEHTVDDVAVPRADIIAIEEKASFADLAALFAEAGHSRIPVYRDNLDTIVGMIHIRDAFAILAGKAPVPDSLETLIRQPLYVPESMGALDLLAEMRAKRTHLAIVLDEYSGTEGLLTFEDLVEEIVGEVEDEHDEEPEAMLVPLEGGLWEADARAELEDVAKEIDEKLADIEEDVDTLGGLAFVIAGRVPEPGEIIEHEESGWKLEILASDGRRVSRLRLHPPVGREVEEEG; encoded by the coding sequence ATGGCTGAAGGCAGTCCGAAGGACGGCAACGGTTCCAAGGAACCGGACAGTAGTAGCCACGAAGGCGGTTTATGGAGCGGCCTGAAGTCGCTGCTATTCGGTGAGGAAGAAAGCCCCAGCCTGCGCCGCGAGCTGGAGGACACGCTCGACGAATATGATGAGGAGGAGCAGGACGAGGGCGCTGCCCCACCTGCCAAGGGCGACCTGTCGGCGATCGAGCGCCAGATGGTCCGCAACCTCCTTCATTTTTCCGAACATACGGTCGACGACGTGGCCGTCCCCCGCGCCGACATCATCGCCATAGAGGAAAAGGCGAGTTTCGCCGACCTTGCCGCCCTGTTCGCGGAAGCGGGACACAGCCGCATTCCGGTCTATCGCGACAATCTGGACACCATCGTCGGCATGATCCACATTCGCGACGCCTTCGCGATCCTGGCGGGCAAGGCCCCGGTTCCCGACAGCCTCGAAACGCTGATCCGCCAGCCGCTCTATGTGCCCGAAAGCATGGGCGCGCTGGACCTGCTGGCGGAAATGCGGGCGAAACGCACCCATCTGGCCATCGTGCTGGACGAATATTCGGGCACGGAAGGCCTGCTCACCTTCGAGGATCTGGTCGAGGAAATAGTCGGCGAGGTCGAGGACGAGCATGACGAGGAGCCGGAAGCGATGCTCGTCCCGCTGGAGGGCGGCCTATGGGAAGCCGACGCCCGCGCCGAACTGGAAGATGTCGCCAAGGAGATCGATGAGAAACTGGCCGATATCGAGGAAGATGTCGACACGCTGGGCGGCTTGGCCTTCGTGATCGCGGGCCGGGTTCCGGAACCCGGCGAAATCATCGAGCATGAGGAAAGCGGCTGGAAGCTGGAGATATTGGCCAGCGATGGACGCCGGGTCAGCCGGTTGCGGCTGCATCCGCCGGTTGGGCGGGAGGTTGAGGAGGAAGGCTGA
- the ybeY gene encoding rRNA maturation RNase YbeY gives MIEVAVLHDQGWPDIDWELLAQRAVVAAIMHSPYAAFAADDALYEVAVKLTSDEEVHQLNRAYRDKDKPTNVLSFPMVQADLLEATANTDDGEVILGDIVLAEGVCAAEAAEKGISVADHATHLIVHGTFHLLGYDHMEDAEAEAMEALETQSLVSLGISDPYGDR, from the coding sequence ATGATTGAAGTTGCCGTGCTCCATGATCAGGGGTGGCCGGATATCGATTGGGAATTGCTGGCCCAGCGCGCCGTCGTCGCGGCGATCATGCACAGCCCCTATGCCGCCTTCGCGGCGGACGACGCGCTGTACGAGGTCGCGGTGAAGCTGACCAGCGACGAGGAGGTCCATCAACTCAACCGCGCCTATCGGGACAAGGACAAGCCGACCAACGTCCTGTCCTTCCCGATGGTGCAGGCCGACTTGCTGGAAGCCACCGCCAACACCGACGACGGCGAGGTGATATTGGGCGATATCGTGCTGGCGGAGGGGGTTTGCGCCGCCGAAGCGGCCGAAAAGGGCATCTCCGTCGCGGATCATGCGACCCATCTGATCGTTCATGGGACTTTCCATTTGCTGGGATATGATCATATGGAGGACGCAGAGGCGGAAGCGATGGAGGCTCTTGAGACGCAATCGCTGGTCAGCCTGGGCATTTCCGATCCCTATGGGGATCGCTAA
- a CDS encoding PhoH family protein, whose protein sequence is MSKKPNQNHRTDVAERARLEVVFDRPHLLTALFGQYDQNLVAIENRLGVYIAARGNKLQIEGEAEAAARARDVMTGLYNRIVAGQEIDSGAVEAVIAMSSEPTLDGIIRHDVAEPPKVMIRTRKKTIVPRSATQVTYMEALTRNDIIFALGPAGTGKTYLAVAQAVSQLITGSVDRLILSRPAVEAGERLGFLPGDMKEKVDPYLRPIYDALYDTLPAEQVERRIASGEIEIAPLAFMRGRTLANAFIVLDEAQNTTIAQMKMFLTRFGEGSRMVICGDPRQVDLPQPGISGLADAVTRLEGVDGISVVPFGIGDVVRHPVVGRIVQAYEGPDA, encoded by the coding sequence ATGTCGAAGAAACCGAACCAGAACCATCGCACCGACGTTGCTGAACGCGCCCGGCTGGAGGTCGTTTTCGACCGCCCGCATCTGCTGACCGCGCTGTTCGGCCAATATGACCAGAATCTCGTCGCGATCGAAAACCGCCTGGGCGTCTATATCGCGGCGCGCGGCAACAAGCTCCAGATCGAGGGCGAGGCGGAAGCCGCCGCCCGCGCCCGCGACGTCATGACCGGCCTCTACAACCGCATCGTGGCAGGGCAGGAAATCGACAGCGGCGCGGTGGAGGCGGTCATCGCCATGTCCTCCGAACCGACCCTGGACGGCATCATCCGCCACGACGTGGCCGAACCGCCCAAGGTGATGATCCGCACGCGCAAGAAGACCATCGTCCCCCGCTCCGCGACGCAGGTGACCTATATGGAGGCGCTGACCCGCAACGACATCATCTTCGCGCTTGGCCCGGCAGGCACCGGCAAGACCTATCTGGCGGTGGCGCAGGCGGTGAGCCAGCTTATCACCGGCAGCGTCGACCGGTTGATCCTTTCGCGTCCCGCGGTCGAGGCGGGCGAGCGGCTGGGCTTCCTGCCCGGCGACATGAAGGAGAAGGTCGACCCCTATCTGCGCCCGATCTACGACGCGCTGTACGACACGCTGCCCGCCGAGCAGGTCGAGCGCCGCATCGCGTCGGGCGAGATCGAGATCGCCCCCCTCGCCTTCATGCGCGGACGGACGCTGGCCAACGCCTTCATCGTGCTGGACGAGGCGCAGAACACCACCATCGCCCAGATGAAGATGTTCCTCACCCGCTTCGGCGAGGGCAGCCGCATGGTGATCTGCGGCGATCCGCGTCAGGTCGACCTGCCACAGCCGGGCATTTCGGGGCTGGCCGACGCCGTGACGCGGCTGGAGGGGGTGGACGGCATTTCCGTCGTGCCCTTCGGCATCGGCGATGTCGTCCGCCATCCGGTCGTAGGCCGGATCGTCCAGGCCTATGAGGGGCCTGATGCCTGA
- the miaB gene encoding tRNA (N6-isopentenyl adenosine(37)-C2)-methylthiotransferase MiaB, with translation MNRNDAQKTPATFHVKSFGCQMNVYDGERMAEMLGTRGMTAAAEGAEADLVILNTCHIREKAVDKVYSDIGRMTREDGSRPMIAVAGCVAQAEGSEIQRRARNVDIVVGPQAYHRLPDLIDKAGRGEQAVDTDMPLASKFAALPGRTKQARPTAFLTIMEGCDKFCTYCVVPYTRGAEISRSWSAILDEAKALVDGGVREITLLGQNVNAWTGEDGKGRMQGMDGLVRELAKIDALKRIRYTTSHPNDMNDGLIAAHGDEPKLMPFLHLPVQSGNDRILKAMNRSHSTDSYLRIIERVRECRGDMALSGDFIVGFPGETEAEFADTLKIVEQVRYAQCYSFKYSPRPGTPAADMDHQIPAEVMDERLARLQAVINRHQVEFNAATVGRTTDILLERKGRHPGQLIGKTPWLQSVHVTAPELSIGDMIEVDIISAGPNSLAGEPSRRKAA, from the coding sequence ATGAATCGTAACGACGCCCAAAAGACTCCAGCGACTTTCCACGTCAAATCCTTCGGCTGCCAGATGAACGTCTATGATGGCGAGCGCATGGCCGAAATGCTTGGGACACGCGGCATGACCGCCGCCGCGGAGGGGGCTGAGGCCGATCTGGTCATCCTGAACACCTGCCACATCCGCGAAAAGGCGGTGGACAAGGTCTATTCCGACATCGGGCGCATGACGCGGGAGGATGGCAGTCGCCCGATGATCGCCGTCGCCGGCTGCGTCGCGCAGGCGGAGGGCAGCGAAATCCAGCGCCGCGCCCGCAATGTCGACATCGTCGTCGGCCCGCAGGCCTATCACCGCCTGCCCGACCTGATCGACAAGGCGGGTCGCGGCGAACAGGCCGTCGATACCGACATGCCGCTGGCGTCGAAATTCGCCGCCTTGCCCGGCCGCACCAAGCAGGCGCGGCCTACCGCCTTCCTGACGATCATGGAAGGGTGCGACAAATTCTGCACTTATTGCGTGGTCCCTTATACGCGGGGCGCGGAAATCAGCCGTAGCTGGTCCGCCATCCTGGATGAAGCGAAGGCGCTGGTCGACGGCGGGGTGCGGGAGATCACGTTGCTGGGCCAGAATGTCAACGCCTGGACGGGCGAGGACGGCAAGGGCCGGATGCAGGGAATGGACGGGCTGGTGCGCGAGCTGGCGAAGATCGATGCGTTGAAGCGCATCCGCTACACCACCAGCCACCCCAACGATATGAACGACGGGCTGATCGCGGCGCATGGCGACGAGCCCAAGCTGATGCCGTTTCTCCATCTGCCGGTTCAATCGGGCAATGACCGCATATTGAAGGCGATGAACCGCAGTCACAGCACCGACAGCTATCTTCGCATTATCGAGCGAGTCCGTGAATGTCGTGGCGATATGGCGCTGTCTGGGGATTTCATTGTCGGGTTCCCTGGGGAGACCGAGGCGGAGTTCGCAGATACTCTGAAGATCGTCGAGCAAGTGCGCTATGCGCAATGCTATTCTTTCAAATATAGCCCGCGTCCGGGCACCCCTGCGGCCGACATGGATCATCAGATTCCGGCCGAGGTGATGGACGAACGGCTGGCGCGCCTTCAGGCGGTGATCAACCGGCATCAGGTGGAGTTCAACGCCGCCACGGTCGGGCGCACCACCGATATCTTGCTGGAGCGCAAGGGTCGCCATCCCGGCCAGTTGATCGGCAAGACGCCGTGGCTCCAGTCCGTCCATGTCACCGCACCGGAACTTTCCATCGGCGACATGATCGAAGTCGATATCATCAGCGCCGGCCCGAACAGTCTGGCCGGCGAACCCAGCAGGAGGAAGGCCGCTTGA
- a CDS encoding lysophospholipid acyltransferase family protein, producing the protein MTGLRRIARTGALAASLLLCLPLHLLWRAAGRRHSPWPRRFLGMAARSVGARVRIEGHPFHGDSFIIANHVSWVDILALGGATGSAFVAHDGIAGWPVIGWLAAQNNTLFVARNRRGALSSQLGALRAALAGHQPIALFPEGTTSDGTGLLPFKPSLLAVLLPPPRSVRIQPVHIDYGPATAEISWHSDEPAGANVKRLLERKGRLDVTLRFLEPFDPAICPDRKALATMTRERIAASIARFHSDATPCIAGPHES; encoded by the coding sequence TTGACCGGACTTCGCCGCATCGCGCGCACCGGAGCGCTGGCCGCCAGCCTGCTGCTCTGCCTTCCTTTGCACCTGTTATGGCGCGCCGCCGGGCGGCGGCATTCACCCTGGCCGCGCCGCTTTCTGGGCATGGCGGCGCGATCCGTCGGCGCCCGCGTGCGGATAGAGGGGCATCCCTTTCATGGCGACAGTTTCATCATCGCCAATCATGTCAGTTGGGTCGACATATTGGCGCTGGGCGGCGCGACCGGATCGGCCTTCGTCGCGCATGACGGCATAGCGGGATGGCCGGTCATCGGCTGGCTCGCCGCGCAGAACAACACGCTGTTCGTCGCCCGCAACCGGCGCGGCGCGCTTTCATCGCAGCTCGGCGCCTTGCGCGCCGCGCTCGCCGGGCATCAGCCGATCGCGCTTTTCCCCGAAGGCACGACCAGCGACGGCACCGGCCTGCTGCCGTTCAAGCCTTCCCTGCTGGCCGTTCTTCTGCCCCCTCCCCGCTCCGTGCGGATTCAGCCTGTCCACATCGATTATGGCCCCGCCACCGCCGAGATCAGTTGGCATAGCGACGAACCGGCGGGCGCGAATGTCAAAAGGCTGCTGGAACGCAAGGGCAGGCTGGACGTCACGCTGCGCTTCCTGGAACCGTTCGACCCCGCCATCTGCCCGGATCGCAAGGCGCTGGCGACGATGACGCGGGAAAGAATCGCCGCCAGCATCGCGCGCTTTCACTCCGACGCGACGCCCTGTATAGCTGGACCGCATGAATCGTAA
- a CDS encoding Fur family transcriptional regulator: protein MNRKIDVEALCHEKGLRITEQRRVIAQVLSDATDHPDVEELHRRAAAVDPGISIATVYRTVRLFEEAGILDRHDFGDGRARYEAAPESHHDHLIDVETGNVIEFVDPELEQLQKQIAEKLGFRLVDHRMELYGVALDRKN, encoded by the coding sequence ATGAACCGCAAGATCGACGTCGAAGCCCTTTGCCATGAAAAGGGCCTGCGCATCACGGAACAGCGCCGCGTCATCGCCCAGGTGCTGAGCGACGCCACCGACCATCCGGATGTGGAGGAACTGCACAGGCGCGCTGCGGCGGTCGATCCGGGCATTTCCATCGCCACCGTATATCGTACCGTCCGCCTGTTCGAAGAAGCGGGCATATTGGACCGTCATGATTTCGGTGACGGCCGCGCCCGATATGAGGCGGCTCCCGAATCCCATCACGACCATCTGATCGATGTGGAAACCGGCAATGTGATCGAATTTGTCGACCCCGAACTGGAACAGTTGCAAAAGCAGATCGCGGAGAAACTGGGCTTCCGTCTGGTCGACCATCGGATGGAACTGTACGGCGTCGCGCTCGACCGCAAGAACTGA
- a CDS encoding MucR family transcriptional regulator, whose product MEIESAQSELLITLTSDIVAAHVSNNSVAVSDVSTLIQNVHAALAGLATPAATPEVKPEPAVSVRSSIKPDYIICLEDGKKLKMLKRHLMTHYQMTPEDYRAKWGLPADYPMVAPNYAEQRRNLAKKIGLGTKRRRVRAPK is encoded by the coding sequence ATGGAAATCGAATCAGCGCAGAGCGAATTGCTCATTACTTTAACGTCGGACATTGTCGCGGCCCATGTCTCGAACAACAGTGTCGCCGTCTCCGACGTATCTACCCTGATCCAGAATGTGCACGCCGCGCTTGCAGGCCTGGCCACGCCGGCCGCCACGCCGGAAGTGAAGCCGGAACCTGCCGTATCGGTCCGTTCATCGATCAAGCCGGACTACATCATCTGCCTGGAAGACGGCAAGAAGCTGAAGATGCTGAAGCGCCACCTGATGACTCATTATCAGATGACGCCGGAGGATTATCGGGCGAAGTGGGGCCTGCCGGCCGATTATCCGATGGTCGCCCCCAACTATGCCGAACAGCGCCGCAACCTGGCGAAGAAGATCGGCCTGGGCACCAAGCGCCGCCGCGTGCGCGCTCCCAAATAA
- a CDS encoding GNAT family N-acetyltransferase, whose amino-acid sequence MIPGLALDTYEEGERNAMSDAMDVMARAFDPVFGEAWTLPQLAGVMTMPGTWLTIARVDAAPLGFALVRSVLDECELLLLAVSPLWRGRGIGEALLLDSLGTARKRGITSMNLEVRASNTAIRLYEKAGFEYVHRRPGYYRGNDGQLHDALSFRIDMLR is encoded by the coding sequence ATGATCCCCGGCCTCGCCCTCGACACCTATGAAGAAGGCGAGCGCAACGCGATGAGCGACGCCATGGACGTGATGGCCCGCGCCTTCGATCCCGTCTTCGGGGAAGCATGGACGCTGCCCCAACTCGCCGGGGTGATGACGATGCCCGGCACCTGGCTGACCATCGCCCGCGTCGACGCCGCGCCGCTGGGATTTGCCCTTGTCCGCTCCGTGCTGGACGAATGCGAACTGCTGCTGCTGGCCGTCAGCCCGCTCTGGCGCGGGCGGGGCATTGGGGAGGCCCTGCTGCTCGACAGCCTCGGCACGGCGCGCAAGCGGGGCATTACGTCGATGAATCTGGAAGTCCGCGCGTCCAATACCGCAATAAGGCTATATGAAAAAGCGGGTTTCGAATATGTACACCGCCGACCCGGTTACTATCGCGGCAACGATGGACAACTTCATGATGCGCTAAGCTTTCGTATCGATATGCTTAGATGA
- the tsaB gene encoding tRNA (adenosine(37)-N6)-threonylcarbamoyltransferase complex dimerization subunit type 1 TsaB, producing the protein MRILVIDTATQALSVALLDDGALIGHFHEIVGRGHAEALLPAIAAMPDGGKADAIAVDVGPGSFTGVRIGIAAARALALAWGVPLHGYGAPSLIAAKAVDGHQEGELVVTITGGHGELFWQKFSAEGLEPLTSPASTPIAALAQQLAHPLFYGTGAEALVTARGHGAAISLYPDAADYPLIAGLPPLPPSPIYCRDADARPMADRAPS; encoded by the coding sequence TTGCGCATATTGGTCATCGACACCGCGACGCAGGCGCTGTCCGTGGCGCTGCTCGATGACGGCGCGCTGATCGGCCACTTTCACGAAATCGTCGGGCGCGGCCATGCCGAGGCGCTGCTGCCCGCCATCGCCGCAATGCCCGACGGTGGCAAGGCTGACGCGATCGCCGTCGACGTCGGCCCCGGCAGCTTCACCGGCGTCCGCATCGGCATCGCCGCCGCCCGCGCACTGGCGCTGGCCTGGGGCGTCCCCCTGCACGGCTACGGCGCGCCAAGCCTGATCGCAGCAAAGGCAGTGGACGGGCACCAGGAGGGCGAACTGGTCGTCACCATCACCGGGGGCCATGGCGAACTGTTCTGGCAGAAATTCTCTGCGGAAGGGCTGGAGCCTCTAACCAGCCCCGCCTCCACGCCGATCGCCGCACTGGCGCAGCAACTTGCCCATCCGCTATTTTACGGCACCGGAGCCGAAGCGCTGGTGACGGCACGCGGCCATGGCGCGGCAATCAGCCTTTATCCCGACGCCGCCGACTATCCGCTGATCGCCGGGCTTCCTCCGCTTCCCCCGTCCCCCATTTACTGCCGCGACGCCGATGCGCGTCCGATGGCGGATCGGGCGCCGTCATGA